The Mytilus galloprovincialis chromosome 7, xbMytGall1.hap1.1, whole genome shotgun sequence genome has a window encoding:
- the LOC143083078 gene encoding cysteine and glycine-rich protein 1-like isoform X2, giving the protein MGSNVSHIQTAQIAPKLNNGTEKPRFGSANGCPRCGKQVYFAEEKRALGKKWHKICLSCHSCKKLLDSTTCNDHDGEIYCKACYGKSFGPKGYGFAGGASGLNMDTGVKGEITTRDVSTYQKAQAAPLINGSEKFGGGNMCPKCGKSVYFAEEVNAMGKKYHKLCLRCGNCNKMLDSTTCTDHGNDVYCKNCYGKLFGPKGYGFAGGASGLSMDTGNPDEVTRENVSSLSIAQAAPLLPDTKQNAVIGGGDICPRCGKAVYFAEKVFGGGQTYHKSCFKCTACGKGLDSTTLTHKEDEVFCRSCYAKYFGPKGFGFGQTLQHTG; this is encoded by the exons ATGGGGAG taatGTGTCACACATACAGACAGCCCAAATAGCACCCAAGTTAAACAACGGAACAGAGAAGCCTAGGTTCGGATCAGCTAATGGTTGTCCACGATGTGGTAAACAGGTCTACTTTGCTGAGGAAAAAAGAGCACTAGGAAAAAAGTGGCACAAAATTTGTCTAAGTTGTC ATAGTTGTAAGAAATTATTAGACAGTACAACATGTAACGATCACGACGGAGAGATTTATTGTAAGGCCTGCTACGGTAAAAGTTTTGGACCTAAGGGTTACGGATTTGCAGGTGGAGCCTCTGGATTAAACATGGATACTGGCGTTAAAGGGGAGATTACTACAAG GGATGTATCTACTTATCAGAAAGCTCAGGCTGCACCCTTGATCAATGGTAGTGAAAAGTTTGGAGGGGGAAACATGTGTCCTAAATGTGGAAAAAGTGTTTACTTTGCTGAGGAAGTCAATGCCATGGGCAAGAAATACCACAAGCTTTGCCTTAGGTGTG GTAACTGTAACAAGATGTTAGATAGTACTACCTGTACAGATCATGGCAATGATGTTTACTGTAAGAATTGTTACGGGAAGCTATTTGGACCTAAAGGATATGGATTCGCAGGAGGAGCTTCTGGACTGTCCATGGATACAGGAAATCCTGATGAAGTTACTAGAGA aaatgtaTCCAGCCTATCTATTGCCCAGGCTGCACCACTGCTTCCtgatacaaaacaaaatgctGTAATAGGGGGTGGGGACATTTGTCCTAGGTGTGGCAAAGCTGTCTACTTTGCAGAGAAAGTATTTGGAGGAGGACAG ACATATCACAAGAGCTGTTTTAAATGTACTGCCTGTGGGAAAGGACTTGATTCTACTACACTCACCCATAAAGAAGATGAAGTTTTCTGTAGAT